In a single window of the Flavivirga spongiicola genome:
- a CDS encoding deoxyguanosinetriphosphate triphosphohydrolase: MNWEQLLSLKRFGDTNKRIRKEQDETRLGFEVDYDRVIFSSEFRSLQDKTQVIPLSQTDFVHTRLTHSLEVSVVGRSLGRLVGKKLLEKHPHLYSVHGYQANDFGAIVAAAALAHDIGNPPFGHSGEKAIGEFFKTGNGKQFKDQLTEKEYQDLCDFEGNANGFKILTESRAGRDGGLRLSYATLGAFMKYPKESLPKKPTKHIADKKYGFFQSEKGAFIDVVNELGLLKRSKTAISFSRHPLAFLVEAADDICYTIIDFEDGINLGLIQEEFALEYLINLVRDTINTKKYHQLKNTQDRVSYLRALAINTLINEAVTVFMQNEETILNGDFNCALLDKSKYEAQINDIIKISVEQVYQSKEVIEKEIAGYRILSDLLDVFITAINNSHVNKASNYDKLILHLLPKNDVETQNSLYNRIFKACSFVSNMSDSNAILLFNKIRGININQ; this comes from the coding sequence ATGAACTGGGAACAATTATTATCCTTAAAGCGCTTTGGCGACACAAATAAACGCATACGAAAAGAACAAGATGAAACTCGTTTGGGGTTTGAAGTAGATTATGATCGGGTTATATTTTCTTCAGAATTTAGAAGCCTTCAAGATAAAACACAGGTGATTCCTTTATCGCAAACCGATTTTGTGCATACCAGATTAACACATAGTTTAGAAGTAAGTGTGGTGGGACGTTCTTTAGGTAGGTTAGTTGGTAAGAAATTATTAGAAAAACACCCACATTTATACAGTGTTCATGGGTATCAAGCGAACGATTTTGGAGCTATTGTTGCCGCGGCAGCTTTAGCACATGATATAGGTAATCCACCTTTTGGGCATTCTGGAGAAAAGGCAATTGGTGAGTTTTTTAAAACAGGAAACGGAAAACAGTTTAAAGATCAGTTGACTGAAAAAGAATACCAGGATTTATGTGATTTTGAAGGCAATGCTAATGGCTTTAAAATTTTAACCGAAAGTAGAGCAGGACGAGATGGCGGGTTACGATTAAGTTATGCCACTTTAGGGGCTTTTATGAAATATCCAAAAGAGTCTTTGCCTAAAAAACCAACAAAGCATATTGCCGATAAAAAGTATGGTTTTTTTCAAAGTGAAAAAGGAGCTTTTATTGATGTTGTCAATGAATTGGGTTTGTTAAAAAGAAGTAAAACAGCTATTAGTTTTTCCAGACATCCGCTTGCATTTTTAGTAGAAGCAGCAGATGATATTTGCTATACTATAATCGATTTTGAAGATGGTATAAACCTCGGTTTGATACAAGAGGAATTCGCTTTGGAGTATTTAATTAATTTAGTGAGGGATACTATAAATACCAAAAAGTATCATCAACTAAAAAACACGCAAGATAGAGTAAGTTATCTGCGCGCTTTAGCAATAAATACCTTGATTAATGAGGCGGTTACCGTTTTTATGCAAAATGAAGAAACTATATTAAATGGTGATTTTAATTGTGCTTTGCTGGATAAAAGTAAATATGAAGCACAAATAAACGATATTATTAAAATTAGTGTAGAACAAGTGTACCAAAGTAAGGAGGTTATCGAAAAAGAAATAGCCGGTTATAGAATTTTATCCGATTTATTGGATGTTTTTATAACGGCCATCAATAATTCTCATGTGAATAAAGCATCAAACTATGATAAATTGATCCTTCATCTTTTACCTAAAAATGATGTGGAAACGCAAAATTCTCTATACAATAGAATATTTAAAGCTTGTAGCTTTGTCTCAAATATGTCGGATAGCAATGCCATTCTGCTATTCAATAAAATAAGGGGAATCAATATAAATCAATAG